Proteins from one Ketobacter alkanivorans genomic window:
- the atzF gene encoding allophanate hydrolase, producing the protein MLDLSTVNMTITGLQQHYTNGDFTPASLLHSLREANAKFNETNPVWIHLLSEDELNLYLERINDAKPEDLPLFGIPFAIKDNIDLAGIPTTAACPDFAYIPPANAFVVQLLLDAGAIPLGKTNLDQFATGLVGVRSPKPWGPCRNALNPEYISGGSSSGSAVTVANGLVCFSLGTDTAGSGRVPASLNNIVGLKPSKGLFSTTGVVPACRSLDCLTVFALTVDDANTVFDVAARFDSSDAYARANTYENGKRYYSSQIEALTIGVPAPSQLDFFGNEEAKALFSDSISQLQALGTNIIEIDFDAFTSAARLLYEGPWVTERYLATQDIIESSPHSMLPVIHTIISSGNKSSAIDVFQAQYKLQEYAQAANLQLNKVDAILTPTNGSIYTVAEVLNDPIELNSKLGFYTNFMNLLDCSAVAIPSGFYQNGVGFGVTLFHRAFSDKRLLGLCSALQRANSLPLGATALAGAPFKQDLRSAPSHINVVVCGAHLQGLPLNWQLHERGATLVEKTQSAPHYKLYALAGGPPFRPGMMRCETGGQSIEVEVWRIPMEHLGTFVAEIPAPLGIGKVQLNDGRWESGFICEACGLDGAKDITQMGSWRRYIASLG; encoded by the coding sequence ATGTTGGATCTAAGCACTGTCAATATGACCATCACCGGGTTGCAACAGCACTATACTAACGGCGACTTTACACCAGCATCATTGCTTCACAGCCTGCGCGAAGCCAATGCCAAGTTCAACGAAACCAATCCTGTATGGATACATCTTTTAAGCGAAGATGAACTCAACCTGTATTTGGAACGTATAAATGATGCCAAACCTGAAGACCTCCCTCTGTTTGGTATTCCGTTCGCAATTAAAGACAACATTGATCTTGCAGGCATTCCAACTACAGCTGCTTGCCCTGATTTCGCCTACATACCACCAGCCAATGCATTCGTAGTGCAACTGTTATTGGATGCTGGCGCCATACCTTTAGGCAAAACTAACCTGGATCAATTTGCCACCGGCTTGGTGGGTGTTCGTTCGCCCAAGCCATGGGGGCCATGTCGCAACGCACTGAACCCTGAATACATTTCCGGTGGCTCGAGTTCAGGCTCTGCTGTCACTGTTGCCAATGGTCTCGTGTGCTTTTCTCTTGGCACCGACACCGCAGGCTCTGGCAGAGTTCCCGCTTCACTCAATAACATCGTGGGGCTGAAACCCAGCAAAGGCTTGTTCAGTACCACTGGCGTAGTACCCGCCTGCCGCAGCCTGGATTGCTTAACAGTATTCGCACTCACTGTTGACGATGCCAATACGGTGTTCGATGTGGCGGCTCGGTTTGACAGCAGCGACGCTTATGCGCGCGCCAACACGTACGAGAACGGGAAGCGCTATTACAGTAGCCAAATTGAAGCGTTAACCATCGGCGTGCCCGCACCCTCACAACTTGATTTTTTTGGCAACGAAGAAGCCAAAGCACTGTTCTCAGACAGCATTAGTCAGCTACAAGCACTGGGTACAAACATCATTGAAATAGATTTTGATGCCTTCACCAGTGCAGCCCGTCTGCTGTACGAGGGCCCATGGGTTACCGAGCGCTATCTGGCCACACAGGATATAATTGAAAGCTCTCCCCACTCCATGCTGCCGGTAATACACACCATTATCAGTAGTGGCAACAAGTCATCCGCTATTGACGTATTCCAAGCCCAATATAAGCTGCAGGAATACGCGCAAGCAGCCAACTTACAGCTTAACAAGGTAGATGCCATCCTAACCCCAACCAACGGCAGCATCTATACGGTCGCTGAGGTACTGAATGACCCCATCGAGCTCAACAGCAAACTGGGATTCTATACAAACTTTATGAATTTGTTGGATTGCAGCGCTGTTGCAATTCCATCCGGCTTTTACCAAAACGGTGTCGGCTTTGGTGTCACACTTTTCCACCGAGCGTTTTCAGACAAGAGACTGCTGGGATTATGCAGTGCACTACAGCGCGCCAACTCATTACCTTTGGGCGCCACCGCTTTGGCTGGTGCCCCATTCAAGCAGGATCTTCGATCCGCCCCCAGCCACATCAATGTGGTGGTGTGCGGTGCACATCTTCAGGGGCTTCCCCTCAACTGGCAATTACATGAGCGCGGCGCCACACTGGTGGAAAAAACACAATCAGCTCCGCATTACAAGCTCTACGCCCTGGCTGGAGGCCCACCCTTTCGCCCCGGCATGATGCGATGCGAAACCGGTGGCCAATCCATTGAAGTAGAAGTGTGGAGAATCCCTATGGAGCACTTAGGAACCTTTGTAGCTGAAATTCCTGCACCTTTGGGCATCGGCAAAGTACAGTTGAATGATGGACGTTGGGAGAGCG